A region from the Candidatus Neomarinimicrobiota bacterium genome encodes:
- the glpK gene encoding glycerol kinase GlpK, translating to MAILSIDQGTTGTTVILVGSEGQILAKTYHEFQQFYPQRGWVEHDPEEIWETVVECVGEICAANSEVIEGIGITNQRETTVIWDADTGNPVYNAIVWQCRRTASICESLEPHRGLIIERTGLPLDAYFSATKAQWILNHATINPDQNLKFGTIDTWLIWKLTGGDVHATDYSNASRTMLFNIHDKRWDAELCDLLKVPIDMLPDVRNSSDDYGTVSTLSELDGIPICGVAGDQQASLYGQQCFQKGETKNTYGTGCFIMMNTGAEAIQSEYGLITTLAADPDGKPCYALEGSIFIAGAAIQWLRDELGLIKTAAESEAAALSVSDTDGVYLVPAFTGLGAPHWDMEARGMLTGLTRGSNKNHIIRASLEAMAYQTYDVIQTMEKETGVNIRSLAVDGGATENNFLMQFQADILQIEVQRVQYVETTALGVAYLAGLGIGIWDKETLKSFASQKTIFAPEISENQRVSLIEGWNAAIKQVVTR from the coding sequence ATGGCGATTCTTTCTATAGATCAGGGCACCACAGGTACCACCGTCATATTGGTAGGTTCTGAAGGACAGATTCTCGCTAAAACCTATCATGAGTTTCAGCAATTCTACCCTCAACGTGGCTGGGTTGAGCACGATCCAGAAGAAATCTGGGAAACCGTGGTTGAGTGTGTTGGAGAAATTTGTGCCGCCAATTCAGAAGTGATTGAAGGTATAGGTATCACCAATCAAAGGGAAACCACCGTCATCTGGGATGCTGATACAGGCAACCCTGTATACAATGCCATCGTCTGGCAATGTCGTCGGACCGCCTCTATTTGTGAGAGCCTGGAACCACATAGGGGTCTAATAATAGAAAGAACAGGGTTGCCCCTCGATGCCTATTTTAGCGCTACCAAAGCCCAGTGGATTTTGAATCATGCGACTATAAATCCAGACCAGAATTTGAAGTTTGGAACCATAGATACCTGGCTTATCTGGAAGCTTACTGGCGGGGATGTTCATGCAACGGATTATTCCAATGCTTCCCGTACCATGCTTTTTAATATTCATGATAAGCGTTGGGACGCTGAACTATGCGACCTGCTTAAAGTCCCCATAGACATGCTTCCTGATGTAAGAAATTCCTCAGATGACTACGGGACAGTTTCTACGCTATCTGAACTAGATGGTATTCCCATTTGCGGCGTGGCTGGAGATCAGCAGGCCTCGCTATACGGGCAACAATGTTTTCAAAAGGGTGAAACAAAAAACACCTATGGAACGGGTTGTTTCATCATGATGAATACAGGTGCTGAAGCTATTCAATCAGAGTACGGGTTAATCACAACACTGGCAGCGGATCCTGATGGCAAACCCTGTTATGCCCTTGAGGGTTCAATTTTTATTGCCGGAGCAGCCATTCAATGGCTCAGGGACGAATTAGGCCTCATCAAGACCGCAGCTGAGAGCGAAGCTGCGGCTTTATCCGTGAGTGATACTGATGGTGTTTATCTGGTACCAGCGTTTACGGGATTAGGTGCACCCCACTGGGATATGGAAGCAAGGGGAATGCTTACCGGACTTACCCGGGGATCCAATAAGAATCATATCATACGCGCCAGTCTGGAAGCCATGGCTTACCAGACTTACGATGTTATTCAGACTATGGAAAAAGAGACTGGAGTGAACATCAGATCACTTGCGGTGGACGGGGGAGCAACTGAGAATAATTTTCTCATGCAATTCCAGGCAGATATCCTGCAAATTGAAGTTCAAAGGGTTCAATATGTAGAAACGACCGCTCTTGGGGTGGCTTATTTAGCTGGGCTTGGAATTGGGATCTGGGATAAGGAGACCTTGAAATCATTCGCCTCCCAAAAGACCATTTTTGCTCCAGAAATATCTGAGAACCAACGGGTTTCCCTGATTGAGGGCTGGAATGCCGCAATCAAACAGGTGGTAACCAGATGA